One window of Pogoniulus pusillus isolate bPogPus1 chromosome 9, bPogPus1.pri, whole genome shotgun sequence genomic DNA carries:
- the N4BP2 gene encoding NEDD4-binding protein 2 isoform X5, translated as MPGIATLLRRTLLEDNPDGIILSTDDYFCKNGQYHYDPDCLGEAHDWNRKRAKEAFEMRISPIIIDNTNIQAWEMKPYVTLAQQFKYKVMFREPDTWWKFKPKELEKRNIHGVPKEKIKRMLERYERCLSVSSILNSSVPDKSDTADCTEDPGQEESHRKREAHSDVKEENPPAFDVEPLELADDKTFPSTSLPLESNCDPEHLQKEEKELENNSMEHSSENSAVQDGLCASSVEKELPLEEKEERGENPEKDTGTEIDEVDVTATEEAMSVHTGGIEEQDDTNILEVQTEIKLSGELCVEPSSSASDTSGKPELLNFLGDWPVEQTMGQRVKRARRLEKALNSDNEGKTPTQQHLELGEEQVGLTETCTVGKGCEEENLPSSSSSANSNKVMSELQMIEHWPVSGSLEQRQQRSRRMRKTSPNQSDEGKNAEGDIDRNALETLDVLHGTPEITAEPANTEGLHMHQPETVASETAGEKKLQQNKRMRKHHKLALTFANNLPHSKEEEHLSVLNSAEEKQDMSSCRQKSSYSQTESQDFALLWRLEKKMLFPETTKVLHGRLDGFKPKDVANASESQEKIPYRVMYDRSTFVEENELINIDESEKLNMLCKLFESVSFEALKDLYERCNKDIDWATGLLLDSDEKLCKEVDTECFQVREAETDGADLDFKTSTNSDENLKDHEQALQVTGAGDVSEPLEDKDSSISLAESRATKATVMDANASEWLAAASLNGSTELLTSGDAALRTDAGSSAADITEPSVPGKQKTESESPVEETTNQPSVLKLHADFCMPMTFPHGPNTTYADLKCELDNESDHNSSESNAGDSTVTASLLRMDHTSLMGPGSDKELEMPKEMQGSSREIGGKEEIGAQSWDGTKAKTQPSRPASRAAFSIDCLELTLPPELALQLKEIFGPVGIDAGSLTIEDCVVHIDLNLAKMIHEKWKESILKRQRKDESCKLSAEGPTVIQQIDTDDSEMLLSQNADSKIQKKKMSWVSGSSNDMQTEEPATAHVFPFMDHWNAQIQKVSLRQIISEEIAMQEKQDLNRVPSLSRKDCAAKLKEKQLFEMFPTINQSFLMDIFKDNNYSLEQTEQFLNCVLEADPVKTVIAQESVQQNELGSSYSATKSREKKAKKSKEEDDPLSEAFQDFEYPEYEDLRAEAFCHQRKRQECLKKAGEAYRMGMKPVAAFYAHQGRLHEQKMKEANHAAAVQIFEKVNTALLPMNVLDLHGLHVDEAVNQLSRVLQEKTEEYQQAGGKPYLCVITGRGSHSQGGVARIRPAAIRYLTSHNFRFTEIKPGCLKVMLN; from the exons ATGCCTGGGATAGCAACCCTCCTCAGAAG GACTTTGCTTGAGGATAACCCAGATGGAATCATTCTGAGTACTGATGATTACTTTTGTAAAAATGGGCAATACCATTACGATCCTGATTGCTTAGGGGAAGCACATGACTGGAACAGGAAAAGAG CCAAAGAAGCTTTTGAAATGAGAATCTCTCCTATAATAATAGACAACACAAACATACAAGCATGGGAGATGAAGCCTTACGTTACTTTG GCTCAGCAGTTCAAATACAAAGTCATGTTCCGAGAACCAGACACTTGGTGGAAGTTTAAACCAAAAGAACTTGAAAA GCGAAACATTCATGGTGTGCCTAAAGAGAAGATCAAACGGATGTTGGAGCGGTATGAGCGCTGCCTTTCTGTTAGCTCAATATTGAATTCTTCAGTTCCAGACAAATCAGACACTGCTGACTGCACTGAAGATCCTGGTCAGGAGGAAAGCCATAG AAAGAGAGAGGCACATTCTGATGTAAAGGAAGAAAATCCTCCTGCTTTTGATGTGGAGCCTCTTGAACTAGCTGATGATAAAACTTTTCCCAGTACTTCTCTACCATTAGAAAGTAACTGTGATCCTGAACATcttcagaaagaggaaaaagagctgGAAAATAACTCTATGGAACACAGTTCTGAAAACAGCGCTGTTCAAGATGGCTTGTGTGCCTCTAGTGTGGAAAAAGAGCTGCCCttggaggagaaagaagaaagaggagaaaacccAGAAAAAGACACTGGGACAGAAATAGATGAGGTTGATGTGACTGCCACTGAAGAGGCCATGTCTGTGCACACAGGAGGAATTGAGGAACAGGATGATACCAACATTCTCGAAGTTCAAACTGAAATTAAACTATCTGGTGAACTATGTGTGGAACCAAGCAGTTCAGCTTCAGACACATCAGGAAAACCAGAACTACTGAACTTCCTAGGTGACTGGCCTGTAGAGCAAACAATGGGACAGAGAGTCAAAAGAGCTAGAAGGCTAGAAAAAGCTCTGAACAGCGATAACGAGGGTAAAACTCCCACTCAGCAGCATCTGGAGTTAGGTGAAGAGCAAGTGGGCCTGACTGAGACCTGTACTGTTGGAaaaggatgtgaggaagaaaatCTACCCTCTAGCTCTTCATCTGCAAATTCAAATAAAGTTATGTCTGAACTGCAAATGATAGAACATTGGCCTGTCTCAGGCTCGCTAGAACAGAGACAGCAAAGGTCAAGGAGAATGAGGAAGACGAGTCCCAATCAGTCTGATGAAGGTAAAAATGCTGAAGGTGACATTGATAGAAATGCTCTTGAGACTCTAGATGTGCTTCATGGGACACCTGAGATCACTGCAGAGCCAGCAAATACAGAGGGTTTGCATATGCACCAACCTGAAACAGTAGCCAGTGAAacagcaggagagaaaaaacTCCAGCAAAACAAGAGAATGAGGAAACATCACAAGTTAGCCCTCACTTTTGCAAACAATTTGCCCCATTCCAAAGAAGAGGAACACCTGTCTGTGCTTAACTCAGCAGAAGAGAAACAGGACATGAGTTCATGTAGACAAAAAAGTAGCTATTCACAGACTGAATCGCAAgactttgctcttctctggagattagaaaagaaaatgctttttccTGAGACTACCAAAGTATTGCATGGCAGATTAGATGGCTTCAAACCCAAAGATGTAGCTAATGCCTCAGAATCTCAGGAAAAAATCCCCTATCGAGTTATGTATGACAGAAGCACATTTGTGGAAGAAAATGAACTTATCAATATTGATGAGTCTGAAAAGCTCAATATGCTCTGTAAGCTCTTTGAGTCTGTTTCATTTGAAGCTCTGAAAGATCTGTATGAAAGATGTAACAAAGACATAGACTGGGCCACGGGTCTGCTGTTAGACTCTGATGAGAAGTTATGCAAAGAGGTTGACACCGAATGCTTTCAAGTAAGAGAGGCTGAGACAGATGGTGCAGACCTTGATTTCAAGACAAGCACAAACTCTGATGAGAATCTCAAAGACCATGAGCAAGCACTGCAAGTAACTGGGGCTGGTGATgtctctgagcctttggaaGACAAGGACTCCTCAATCAGCCTTGCAGAAAGTAGGGCTACCAAAGCAACTGTGATGGATGCTAATGCGTCTGAGTGGTTGGCTGCTGCCTCTTTGAATGGATCAACAGAACTGCTGACTTCTGGAGATGCAGCCCTTAGAACTgatgcaggcagctcagcagctgataTCACTGAGCCATCTGTTCCAGGGAAGCAGAAGACAGAGTCTGAGAGTCCTGTTGAAGAAACTACAAATCAGCCATCAGTCTTAAAACTACATGCAGATTTCTGTATGCCCATGACTTTCCCTCATGGTCCTAACACAACTTATGCTGATTTGAAATGTGAATTAGATAATGAAAGTGATCATAACTCTTCAGAAAGCAATGCAGGGGATTCTACAGTGACTGCTTCCTTGCTAAGAATGGATCATACATCTTTGATGGGTCCTGGGAGCGATAAAGAACTGGAGATGCCTAAAGAAATGCAGGGGAGTTCCAGGGAGATAGGTGGTAAAGAAGAAATTGGAGCTCAAAGCTGGGATGGAACTAAAGCCAAGACACAACCTTCTAGACCAGCATCACGTGCAGCCTTCAGTATAGATTGTCTGGAGCTAACATTGCCTCCTGAACTGGCACTGCAACTGAAAGAAATATTTGGGCCTGTTGGCATTGATGCAG GTTCACTAACTATTGAGGATTGTGTGGTTCACATTGATCTGAATTTGGCAAAAATGATTCATGAAAAATGGAAGGAATCTATTCTG AAGCGCCAGAGGAAAGATGAATCATGTAAGTTGTCTGCAGAAG GTCCTACTGTGATTCAGCAAATAGATACAGATGACTCAGAAATGCTGTTATCTCAGAATGCAGACAgtaaaatacagaagaaaaaaatgagctGGGTTTCAGGCTCATCTAATGACATGCAGACTGAAGAACCAGCAACAGCACACGTTTTTCCTTTTATGGATCACTGGAATGCTCAGATTCAGAAAGTTTCTCTCAGACAAATAATTTCTGAAGAAATAGCTATGCAGGAGAAACAGGACCTG AATCGTGTTCCTTCTCTGTCTCGAAAAGACTGTGCTGCTAAACTAAAGGAGAAGCAGCTTTTTGAGATGTTTCCAACTATTAATCAAAGTTTCTTAATGGATATCTTCAAGGACAACAA CTATTCCTTAGAACAAACTGAACAATTTCTGAACTGTGTTCTGGAGGCAGATCCTGTAAAAACAGTTATAGCTCAAGAAAGTGTTCAGCAAAATGAACTTGGTTCTTCTTACAGTGCTACAAAGAGCCGGGAGAAGaag GCAAAAAAGAGTAAGGAAGAGGATGATCCTTTGAGTGAAGCATTCCAAGATTTTGAGTATCCAGAATATGAGGATTTAAGAGCAGAAGCTTTTTGTCACCAGCGAAAGAGACAGGAGTGTTtgaaaaaggctggggaggcctATCGCATGGGTATGAAGCCTGTGGCAGCATTTTATGCACATCAG